One Candidatus Devosia phytovorans genomic window carries:
- a CDS encoding PilZ domain-containing protein yields MTEERRATIRHRTLKGARIASNEGFSTFTCMVRNMSDTGALLRLPSIVGVPDDFELVMDDGRTFTCSAVHKSATDIGVRFT; encoded by the coding sequence GTGACCGAAGAACGACGCGCCACCATTCGTCATCGCACGCTCAAGGGCGCTCGCATTGCCAGCAATGAAGGTTTTTCGACCTTTACCTGCATGGTTCGCAACATGTCGGACACCGGGGCCCTGCTTCGACTGCCCAGCATCGTTGGTGTGCCTGATGACTTCGAGCTCGTGATGGACGACGGCCGCACCTTTACCTGCAGCGCGGTACACAAGTCCGCCACCGACATCGGCGTCCGCTTTACCTGA
- the ctaD gene encoding cytochrome c oxidase subunit I, whose amino-acid sequence MADTTAHLEAHATGHDAASHHEPTGWQRWVYSTNHKDIGIMYLIFAIVAGIIGGLLSGVMRMELQEPGIQIFHGLAAMVYGMDAAGAEALDAGKHMYNVFTTAHALIMVFFVVMPATMGGFANYFAPLMIGAPDTAFPRINNIAFWLLPPAFILLLMSLFFEGTGPGALGFGGGWTIYPPLSTTGHPGPAMDFAILSLHVAGVSSILGAINLITTIFNMRAPGMTLHKMPLFAWSVLVTAFLLLLALPVLAGAITMLLTDRNFGTAFFKPAEGGDPILFQHLFWFFGHPEVYIMILPGFGIISHIVSTFSRKPIFGYMAMAYAMVAIGFVGFVVWAHHMYTTGMSLDVQRYFVAATMVIAVPTGVKIFSWIATMWGGSITFKSPMLWAIGFIFLFTVGGVTGVVLANAGADRALHDTYYVVAHFHYVLSLGAVFSIFAGWYYWYPKMFGYLYNETLAKAHFWVMFVGVNLIFFPQHFLGLAGMPRRYIDYPDAFGLFNRVSSIGYYITFVAMLIFFYATWEAGRKKRPAGDNPWGDGATTLEWTLSSPPPFHQFTTLPRIDSTNAH is encoded by the coding sequence ATGGCTGACACTACCGCCCACCTCGAAGCCCACGCGACCGGCCACGACGCCGCTTCGCATCATGAACCAACCGGCTGGCAGCGTTGGGTCTATTCGACCAACCACAAAGACATCGGTATCATGTATCTGATCTTCGCGATTGTCGCGGGGATCATCGGCGGCCTGCTGTCCGGCGTCATGCGCATGGAACTGCAGGAGCCGGGCATCCAGATCTTCCACGGCCTTGCAGCCATGGTCTATGGCATGGACGCAGCCGGTGCCGAAGCGCTCGACGCCGGCAAGCACATGTACAACGTCTTCACCACGGCGCATGCGCTGATCATGGTGTTCTTCGTGGTCATGCCCGCCACCATGGGCGGCTTTGCCAACTATTTCGCGCCGCTGATGATCGGCGCGCCCGATACCGCTTTCCCGCGTATCAACAACATCGCCTTCTGGTTGCTGCCGCCGGCCTTCATCCTGCTGCTGATGAGCCTGTTCTTTGAAGGTACCGGCCCGGGCGCGCTCGGCTTTGGTGGCGGCTGGACGATCTACCCGCCGCTCTCGACCACCGGCCACCCCGGTCCAGCCATGGATTTCGCCATCCTGTCGCTGCACGTGGCTGGCGTGAGCTCGATCCTGGGCGCCATCAACCTGATCACCACGATCTTCAACATGCGCGCTCCCGGCATGACGCTGCACAAGATGCCGCTGTTTGCCTGGTCGGTGCTGGTGACCGCCTTCCTGCTGCTGCTGGCCCTGCCGGTTCTGGCTGGCGCCATCACCATGCTGCTGACCGACCGCAACTTCGGCACGGCCTTCTTCAAGCCTGCCGAGGGCGGTGACCCGATCCTGTTCCAGCATCTGTTCTGGTTCTTCGGTCACCCTGAAGTTTACATCATGATCTTGCCGGGCTTCGGCATCATCAGCCACATCGTCTCGACCTTTAGCCGCAAGCCGATCTTTGGCTACATGGCCATGGCCTATGCCATGGTCGCGATCGGTTTCGTCGGCTTCGTCGTGTGGGCTCACCACATGTATACGACCGGCATGAGCCTCGACGTGCAGCGCTACTTCGTTGCCGCCACCATGGTCATTGCGGTGCCCACGGGCGTGAAGATCTTCAGCTGGATCGCCACCATGTGGGGCGGCTCGATCACCTTCAAGTCGCCCATGCTCTGGGCCATTGGCTTCATCTTCCTGTTCACCGTCGGCGGTGTGACCGGCGTGGTGCTGGCCAATGCCGGTGCTGACCGTGCCCTGCACGACACCTATTATGTGGTGGCGCACTTCCACTACGTGCTGTCGCTGGGTGCCGTGTTCTCGATCTTTGCCGGCTGGTACTACTGGTACCCGAAGATGTTCGGCTACCTCTACAACGAGACCCTGGCCAAGGCGCATTTCTGGGTCATGTTCGTGGGCGTGAACCTGATTTTCTTCCCGCAGCATTTCCTCGGCCTTGCCGGCATGCCGCGCCGCTATATCGACTATCCGGATGCGTTCGGCCTGTTCAACCGCGTCTCCTCGATCGGCTACTACATCACCTTCGTGGCCATGCTGATCTTCTTCTATGCAACCTGGGAAGCCGGTCGCAAGAAGCGCCCCGCCGGTGACAACCCCTGGGGTGATGGTGCAACGACCCTGGAATGGACCCTGTCCAGCCCGCCGCCGTTCCACCAGTTCACCACCCTGCCGCGGATCGACTCGACCAACGCACACTAA
- a CDS encoding invasion associated locus B family protein: MVKRRLAGLGLALIAATGVTSAAQAQGVVRGEYGDWQMSCDTPPGASFEQCAIIQNVTAEDQPNVGLSVIVLRTADREARLLRVLAPLGVLLPNGLGLNVDGEDMGRVAFVRCLPNGCVAEVVLDDSLIDTLSQGENAIFVVFKTPEEGIGIPVSLNGFEEGFAQLP, translated from the coding sequence ATCGTGAAGCGCCGCCTGGCCGGCCTGGGTCTTGCCCTCATCGCAGCAACGGGTGTCACGAGCGCTGCTCAGGCCCAAGGCGTGGTCCGCGGGGAATATGGCGACTGGCAGATGAGTTGCGACACGCCGCCCGGGGCGAGTTTCGAGCAATGCGCCATCATCCAGAACGTGACCGCCGAGGACCAGCCCAATGTGGGCCTCTCCGTCATCGTGCTGCGCACCGCCGACCGCGAGGCACGTCTGCTGCGCGTGCTGGCGCCGCTCGGTGTGCTGCTGCCCAATGGGCTTGGCCTCAATGTCGATGGCGAAGACATGGGGCGTGTTGCCTTCGTGCGTTGCCTGCCCAATGGCTGCGTCGCCGAAGTCGTGCTCGACGACAGCCTGATCGACACTCTGTCACAGGGCGAGAATGCCATCTTCGTCGTATTTAAGACGCCGGAAGAGGGCATTGGCATTCCGGTTTCGCTGAACGGCTTCGAGGAAGGCTTCGCCCAGCTCCCTTAG
- a CDS encoding DUF983 domain-containing protein, with translation MSVTSPILTGLKCRCPRCGEGKLFAGYLKVAPSCSACGLDFKFADSGDGPAIFVIFLVAPLVIVLALIVGAVFNPAPYVHLILWIPTTLILSLLLLPPFKGVMVALQYRHDAHEGHQ, from the coding sequence TTGTCCGTGACATCGCCCATCCTGACCGGCCTCAAATGTCGCTGCCCGCGCTGCGGCGAGGGAAAGCTGTTTGCTGGCTATCTCAAGGTGGCGCCGTCCTGCTCGGCCTGTGGTCTCGATTTCAAGTTTGCCGATAGCGGCGATGGCCCGGCCATTTTCGTCATCTTCCTCGTGGCGCCACTGGTGATCGTCCTGGCACTGATCGTCGGCGCTGTTTTCAATCCGGCGCCCTATGTCCATCTGATCCTCTGGATTCCCACCACGCTGATCCTGTCGCTGCTGCTTTTGCCGCCCTTCAAGGGCGTGATGGTGGCTTTGCAATACCGCCACGACGCGCATGAGGGGCACCAATGA
- a CDS encoding heme o synthase gives MTGEAGVGDYLALLKPTVMQLVVFTGLVGLVVAPGSINPFVAIIAVACIALGAGGSAALNMWYDSDIDAIMSRTQNRPIPSGRMSREEALVFGMVLSVFSVALLGLATNWVAAGWLAFTIFFYVVIYTMWLKRSTPQNIVIGGAAGAFPPIVGWAAVTGSVSLESVVLFLIIFLWTPPHFWALALYKQSDYGAAGVPMMPNVKGNQSTKVQIFVYTLILAASAMLPTVLGFAGWVYTTVAVITGVSFSWFAWRLLMTREDVAMRKSARSLFNYSLSYLFIVFFAFMTDNLLTRFGTFG, from the coding sequence ATGACCGGCGAAGCTGGCGTGGGGGACTACCTCGCGCTGCTGAAGCCCACCGTCATGCAACTGGTGGTGTTCACCGGCCTCGTCGGTCTTGTCGTCGCGCCAGGCTCGATCAACCCCTTCGTCGCAATCATCGCCGTCGCCTGCATCGCCCTCGGCGCGGGCGGCTCGGCGGCGCTCAACATGTGGTATGATAGCGACATTGACGCCATCATGAGCCGTACGCAGAACCGCCCCATCCCCTCTGGCCGCATGAGCCGCGAAGAGGCCCTGGTCTTTGGCATGGTGCTATCGGTGTTCTCGGTGGCGCTGCTGGGTCTTGCGACCAATTGGGTCGCGGCTGGCTGGCTGGCCTTCACCATCTTCTTCTACGTCGTCATCTATACGATGTGGCTCAAGCGCTCGACGCCACAGAACATCGTCATCGGTGGCGCCGCCGGCGCCTTCCCGCCGATTGTCGGCTGGGCTGCCGTGACCGGTTCGGTCTCGCTCGAAAGCGTGGTCCTGTTCCTGATCATCTTCCTCTGGACCCCGCCGCATTTCTGGGCGCTGGCGCTCTACAAGCAGTCAGACTATGGCGCGGCCGGCGTGCCGATGATGCCCAATGTGAAGGGTAATCAGTCGACCAAGGTGCAGATCTTTGTCTACACGCTGATCCTTGCCGCCTCCGCCATGCTGCCGACGGTGCTCGGCTTTGCCGGCTGGGTCTATACGACGGTTGCCGTCATCACCGGAGTCTCCTTCAGCTGGTTCGCCTGGCGCCTGCTGATGACCCGTGAAGACGTCGCCATGCGCAAGTCGGCGCGGTCTTTGTTCAACTATTCGCTCAGTTACCTGTTCATCGTGTTCTTTGCCTTCATGACGGACAACCTGCTGACCCGCTTCGGGACCTTCGGCTGA
- a CDS encoding SURF1 family protein: MTDKRRLGPVMTWTFVVLMLALAVTCVWLGTWQMHRLAEKEALVAAVDSRLSAAPIPVPPQADWSSLDLDALNFQPVSLTGSFRYNQTVTVFTSLADANGPASGPGYWVVTPFALAAGGTVFVNRGFIPQDFQAAAVTDGTADDGMVTISGLLRPGEHAGFMTPAPDTSNRIEWVRDPVRLAEMVDPTMAPFAPFYVDMPAGPAGELPQGGETVVEFPNNHLGYAYTWYGFAIVAVVMLGFWFMRQRADAKG, from the coding sequence ATGACCGACAAACGCCGGCTCGGGCCGGTCATGACCTGGACCTTCGTGGTCCTGATGCTGGCGCTGGCTGTGACCTGCGTCTGGCTCGGCACCTGGCAGATGCATCGCCTAGCCGAAAAGGAAGCGCTGGTTGCCGCCGTCGATAGCCGGCTGAGCGCGGCACCCATTCCGGTGCCGCCCCAGGCCGACTGGTCAAGCCTTGATCTGGACGCTCTCAACTTCCAACCCGTATCGCTGACGGGCAGCTTCCGCTATAACCAGACGGTTACGGTCTTCACCAGCCTTGCCGACGCCAATGGCCCAGCCTCGGGCCCCGGCTACTGGGTGGTCACGCCCTTTGCCCTGGCCGCAGGCGGCACGGTTTTCGTCAATCGCGGCTTCATCCCCCAGGACTTTCAGGCAGCCGCCGTTACCGATGGCACGGCTGACGACGGTATGGTGACCATCTCCGGCCTGCTGCGGCCCGGCGAACATGCCGGCTTCATGACGCCCGCGCCCGATACGTCAAACCGTATCGAATGGGTGCGCGACCCGGTCCGCCTTGCCGAAATGGTCGATCCGACCATGGCGCCCTTTGCACCCTTCTATGTCGACATGCCCGCCGGTCCAGCCGGTGAACTGCCCCAGGGCGGCGAGACGGTCGTCGAATTTCCCAACAACCATCTCGGCTATGCCTACACCTGGTATGGCTTTGCCATCGTGGCCGTGGTGATGCTGGGCTTCTGGTTCATGCGCCAAAGGGCTGATGCCAAGGGATGA
- a CDS encoding GNAT family protein gives MLWPWSSPAPLIALRGPRLLLRLPQLADYEQWYALRSASRDFLRPFEPRWTEADLGRRVFATRVKRARLEAEEGSDYSFFIFQTLAGNETLVGGITLSNVRRRAAQFVNLGYWMGQPFAGKGMMSEAVSASLPFVFDTLDLHRIHAAFLPGNMASRRVLEKNGFVEEGFAKSYLQINGHWEDHVLFGLTKERYEVGRYGGRFV, from the coding sequence ATGCTCTGGCCCTGGTCATCTCCCGCTCCGCTGATTGCCCTGCGCGGGCCGCGCCTGCTGTTGCGGCTGCCGCAGCTGGCTGACTACGAGCAATGGTACGCCCTGCGCAGCGCCAGCCGCGATTTCCTCCGGCCCTTCGAGCCGCGCTGGACCGAAGCGGATCTGGGGCGCCGGGTTTTCGCGACCCGCGTCAAGCGTGCCCGGCTGGAAGCGGAGGAGGGGAGTGACTATTCCTTCTTCATTTTCCAGACCCTGGCCGGCAACGAAACTCTCGTCGGTGGAATAACGCTTTCCAACGTGCGGCGCCGCGCCGCACAATTCGTCAATCTCGGCTACTGGATGGGCCAGCCATTTGCCGGCAAGGGCATGATGAGCGAGGCGGTCTCTGCCAGCCTGCCCTTCGTTTTCGACACCCTCGATCTGCATCGCATCCACGCTGCCTTTCTCCCCGGAAACATGGCGTCGCGCCGTGTACTGGAGAAAAATGGCTTCGTCGAAGAGGGCTTTGCCAAGAGTTATCTACAGATCAATGGCCACTGGGAGGACCATGTCCTGTTCGGGCTGACCAAGGAGCGCTACGAGGTCGGGCGCTATGGCGGGCGCTTCGTCTGA
- the thrC gene encoding threonine synthase — translation MQFVSTRGQAPVLGFSDAVLAGLASDGGLYVPQSWPQFTTAEIADFAGKPYADVAYAVISRFTGDEIAPSQLKTMLDEAYASFRHPSVTPLVEIEPNHFVLELFHGPTLAFKDVAMQFLSRVMDHILAERGLKATIVGATSGDTGSAAIEAFRGRDTTDIFILHPQGRTSAVQRRQMTTVLDANVHNIALEGTFDDCQNLVKAMFNNHKFRDRVRLSGVNSINWGRIVAQIVYYFTSAVSLGSPHRKVSFTVPTGNFGDIFAGYCAKQMGLPIERLVIATNANDILRRTMDTGRYEMDGVAPTISPSMDIQISSNFERLLFEGAGRDALAVLRMMDGLKQSGGFALPDNALAAIRRDFAAGTTGEAETTATIAMTLKAAGYLLDPHTAVGVNVARHQVHGATPMITLGTAHPAKFPAAVKDATGVEPALPAWLADLHSREERLSILANDQSAVEDFISARTRAA, via the coding sequence ATGCAGTTTGTCTCTACGCGTGGCCAGGCGCCCGTGCTCGGTTTCTCTGACGCGGTCCTGGCAGGCCTGGCCTCCGACGGTGGTCTTTACGTGCCGCAAAGCTGGCCCCAGTTCACCACAGCCGAAATCGCAGACTTCGCCGGCAAGCCCTATGCCGATGTTGCCTATGCCGTCATCAGCCGCTTCACCGGCGACGAGATCGCGCCTAGCCAGCTCAAGACCATGCTGGACGAGGCCTATGCTTCGTTCCGGCATCCCTCGGTGACGCCGCTGGTCGAGATCGAGCCCAATCACTTCGTACTGGAACTGTTCCATGGGCCCACGCTGGCCTTCAAGGACGTGGCCATGCAGTTCCTGAGCCGGGTGATGGATCATATCCTCGCCGAACGCGGGCTCAAGGCGACCATCGTTGGCGCGACTTCGGGCGACACCGGTTCGGCCGCCATCGAGGCGTTCCGCGGGCGCGATACGACCGACATCTTCATCCTGCATCCCCAGGGCCGCACCTCTGCGGTACAGCGCCGGCAGATGACCACCGTGCTCGATGCCAATGTCCACAATATTGCGCTCGAAGGCACGTTCGACGACTGCCAGAACCTGGTCAAGGCCATGTTCAATAATCACAAGTTCCGCGACCGCGTGCGCCTCTCGGGCGTCAACTCCATCAACTGGGGCCGTATCGTCGCGCAGATCGTCTATTACTTCACCTCGGCCGTTTCGCTCGGGTCCCCGCACCGCAAGGTGAGCTTCACCGTGCCGACGGGCAATTTCGGCGATATCTTTGCCGGCTACTGCGCCAAGCAGATGGGCCTGCCCATCGAGCGGCTGGTGATCGCCACCAATGCCAACGACATCCTGCGCCGCACCATGGACACCGGCCGCTACGAGATGGACGGTGTTGCGCCCACCATCAGCCCGTCCATGGATATCCAGATCTCGTCCAACTTCGAACGCCTGCTGTTCGAAGGGGCAGGGCGCGACGCCCTGGCTGTCCTGCGCATGATGGATGGGCTGAAACAGTCCGGCGGCTTTGCCTTGCCCGACAATGCCCTTGCCGCTATCCGCCGCGATTTCGCGGCCGGCACCACAGGCGAGGCCGAGACGACGGCGACCATCGCCATGACGCTCAAGGCTGCCGGCTATCTGCTCGATCCGCATACCGCGGTCGGCGTCAATGTCGCGCGCCATCAGGTCCATGGGGCCACGCCGATGATTACCCTGGGCACGGCTCATCCTGCCAAGTTCCCGGCTGCGGTCAAGGACGCCACGGGCGTGGAACCAGCGCTTCCGGCCTGGCTGGCGGATCTTCATTCGCGTGAGGAGCGTTTAAGCATTCTTGCCAACGACCAGTCTGCGGTCGAAGATTTCATTTCTGCGCGTACGCGCGCTGCCTGA
- the coxB gene encoding cytochrome c oxidase subunit II, whose translation MTVQFLRKMVAFSAAAMALAPVLATAQEETGGYTAGHPLPGQFHLQRSVTPIMDSITAFHDGILMWSISLIVALVLGLLVWIVIRYNAKRNPVPAAFTHNTMVEVIWTVLPIVALIVIAIPSFGVLSDQLTTPDGERKYLGSNIFSFGEVEVPAPELTIKATGQQWYWDYEYVDQGLGFTQLLLPETSGDGNDRPSLKPSQPRLLAVDNELVVPVDTTVRLQVTADPMGVIHAFAVPSFGIKIDAVPGRLNETWFNSRETGIFYGQCSELCGKDHAFMPIAVRVVEKEEFAAFLAAYEAGDYNAGNATLAAVQ comes from the coding sequence GTGACCGTGCAATTCTTGAGAAAGATGGTGGCCTTTTCGGCAGCCGCAATGGCGCTGGCCCCAGTTCTCGCCACGGCGCAGGAAGAAACGGGCGGTTACACCGCCGGTCATCCGCTCCCCGGCCAGTTCCACCTGCAGCGTTCGGTGACCCCGATCATGGACTCCATCACGGCGTTCCATGATGGCATCCTGATGTGGTCGATCAGCCTGATCGTCGCGCTGGTGCTGGGCCTGCTGGTCTGGATCGTCATCCGCTACAACGCCAAGCGCAATCCTGTCCCGGCAGCCTTTACCCACAACACCATGGTTGAAGTGATCTGGACGGTGCTGCCGATCGTGGCGCTGATCGTTATCGCCATCCCCTCCTTTGGCGTGCTGAGCGACCAGCTGACGACACCCGATGGCGAGCGCAAGTATCTCGGCTCCAACATCTTCTCCTTCGGCGAAGTCGAAGTGCCGGCGCCCGAGCTGACCATCAAGGCCACCGGCCAGCAGTGGTACTGGGACTATGAATATGTCGATCAGGGCCTGGGCTTCACCCAGCTGCTGCTGCCCGAGACCAGCGGCGACGGCAACGACCGTCCTTCGCTCAAGCCAAGCCAGCCGCGCCTGCTGGCCGTGGACAATGAGCTCGTCGTTCCGGTCGATACCACGGTGCGCCTGCAGGTGACGGCTGACCCAATGGGTGTGATCCACGCCTTTGCCGTGCCGTCCTTCGGCATCAAGATCGACGCGGTGCCCGGCCGTCTCAACGAAACCTGGTTCAATTCGCGCGAAACCGGCATTTTCTACGGCCAGTGCTCCGAGCTTTGCGGCAAGGATCATGCCTTCATGCCGATCGCCGTGCGCGTCGTCGAAAAAGAAGAATTTGCAGCCTTTCTGGCAGCGTACGAGGCGGGCGACTACAACGCCGGCAACGCTACGCTCGCGGCTGTGCAGTAA
- a CDS encoding cytochrome c oxidase subunit 3, which produces MADLAKNHDYHMVPPSPWPFVMSVAVLIMAMGGIFWMHHWTPWVFFIGLVGVLYVMYAWWSDVIREANNGVDHTPVVQMHHRYGMILFIASEVMVFFGFFWAYFDGFFRLDDVEQYARVAATSGVWPPTGVELFDPFHLPLFNTLLLLTSGTTVTWAHHALLENDREGLKWGLVLTVLLGAVFTGVQILEYTEAQFAFSGNMYGATFFMATGLHGFHVFIGTVFLLVCLIRALKGDFTPERHLGFEFAAWYWHFVDVVWLFLFASIYVWGSWGVAIHH; this is translated from the coding sequence ATGGCCGATCTAGCCAAGAACCATGATTATCACATGGTCCCACCGAGCCCATGGCCCTTCGTCATGTCGGTCGCGGTGCTTATCATGGCCATGGGTGGCATCTTCTGGATGCACCACTGGACCCCGTGGGTTTTCTTCATCGGCCTCGTCGGCGTGCTCTATGTGATGTACGCCTGGTGGAGCGACGTGATCCGCGAAGCCAACAATGGCGTTGACCATACCCCGGTGGTGCAGATGCATCACCGCTATGGCATGATCCTGTTCATCGCCTCGGAAGTCATGGTTTTCTTCGGCTTCTTCTGGGCCTATTTCGACGGTTTCTTCCGCCTCGACGATGTCGAGCAATATGCCCGCGTCGCCGCCACCAGTGGCGTCTGGCCGCCGACCGGCGTCGAGCTGTTCGATCCCTTCCATCTGCCGCTGTTCAATACGCTGCTGCTGCTGACCTCGGGCACGACCGTGACCTGGGCGCACCATGCGCTGCTCGAGAATGACCGCGAAGGCCTCAAGTGGGGCCTGGTCCTCACCGTGCTGCTCGGCGCTGTCTTCACCGGCGTGCAGATCCTCGAATATACCGAGGCCCAGTTCGCCTTCTCGGGCAATATGTATGGCGCGACCTTCTTCATGGCGACGGGCCTGCATGGCTTCCACGTCTTCATCGGTACCGTCTTCCTGCTGGTCTGCCTGATCCGCGCCCTCAAGGGTGACTTCACCCCCGAGCGTCACCTCGGCTTCGAATTTGCTGCCTGGTACTGGCATTTCGTCGACGTGGTCTGGCTGTTCCTGTTTGCCTCCATCTATGTGTGGGGCAGCTGGGGCGTGGCGATCCACCACTAA
- a CDS encoding pitrilysin family protein: protein MSLKSTTLDNGMVVLTDDMPHLESASLGVWVKAGARSERKTEHGISHLLEHMAFKGTTSRNALEIAEAIENVGGDLNAATSIEHTGYFARVLKEDVVLAADILSDILQNSLFDDDELTREKQVIVQEIGAARDNPDDHVFDLFQAAAFPTQPIGRTILGTVDSVRDITADTVRKYMNRNYVGDHMVMAAAGNVDHAGLVKVAEQRFADLKPNGAPAPQRAEYQGGEERLISDHEQAHIVVGFEGRAYNADGFYAAQVLASILGGGMSSRLFQEVREKRGLCYSVYSFHWAFADSGVFGVAAATGEDEVGELVPVVLDELKRATESITEDEVIRVRNQIRAGLLMSLESPSARAGQLARQQILWGRPIPMQETVERINAITAQRVQDVAEQIFTQGAPTLAGIGPIENLPDVEAIREHLKR from the coding sequence TTGAGCTTAAAATCGACGACCCTCGACAACGGCATGGTGGTTCTCACCGACGACATGCCGCATCTCGAAAGCGCCTCGCTGGGCGTCTGGGTGAAGGCCGGGGCACGCAGCGAACGCAAGACCGAGCACGGTATCTCGCATCTGCTCGAGCATATGGCCTTCAAGGGCACCACGTCGCGCAATGCGCTCGAGATCGCCGAAGCCATCGAAAATGTCGGCGGCGACCTCAATGCCGCGACCTCCATCGAGCATACCGGCTACTTTGCCCGCGTGCTCAAGGAGGACGTGGTGCTGGCGGCCGACATCCTCAGCGATATTCTGCAGAACTCGCTGTTCGATGACGACGAGCTGACGCGCGAGAAGCAGGTCATCGTCCAGGAAATCGGCGCGGCCCGTGACAATCCTGACGATCACGTCTTCGACCTGTTCCAGGCTGCTGCCTTCCCCACCCAGCCGATCGGCCGCACCATTCTGGGCACGGTCGATTCTGTGCGCGACATCACGGCCGATACCGTCCGCAAATATATGAACCGCAACTATGTGGGCGACCACATGGTGATGGCTGCCGCCGGCAATGTGGATCATGCCGGTCTGGTCAAGGTGGCCGAGCAGCGCTTTGCCGATCTCAAGCCCAACGGCGCCCCGGCGCCGCAGCGCGCCGAGTATCAGGGTGGCGAAGAGCGCCTGATCTCGGATCACGAACAGGCCCATATTGTCGTCGGCTTCGAAGGTCGCGCCTATAATGCCGATGGCTTCTATGCCGCGCAGGTGCTGGCCTCGATCCTGGGTGGCGGCATGAGTTCGCGCCTCTTCCAGGAAGTGCGCGAAAAGCGCGGCCTCTGCTATTCGGTCTATTCCTTCCACTGGGCCTTTGCCGACAGCGGCGTCTTTGGCGTCGCTGCAGCAACGGGCGAGGATGAGGTCGGCGAATTGGTGCCGGTCGTGCTCGACGAACTCAAGCGCGCCACCGAGAGCATCACCGAGGACGAGGTCATCCGCGTCCGCAACCAGATCAGAGCCGGCCTGCTGATGTCGCTTGAAAGCCCCTCGGCCCGCGCCGGGCAATTGGCCCGCCAGCAGATCCTCTGGGGTCGTCCGATTCCCATGCAGGAGACGGTTGAGCGCATCAATGCCATCACCGCCCAGCGCGTGCAGGATGTTGCCGAGCAGATTTTCACCCAGGGCGCGCCAACCCTGGCCGGTATTGGGCCGATCGAAAATCTTCCTGATGTAGAAGCCATTCGCGAACATCTGAAACGCTGA
- a CDS encoding cytochrome c oxidase assembly protein translates to MTDLNHPGINPEMARRNKRVAVLGLGIAMGMVGLAYASVPLYNIFCQVTGFGGTPGKASDNPKGVIDREMTVRFDSNVANDLAWNVKAASLVKDRIGSVDRVNYVATNNSDKPITGMAVFNVSPEKAGVYFNKIECFCFTEQTLQPGETVDMPIVFFVDPELADNPELNTVKEITLSYTFYASDNEGS, encoded by the coding sequence ATGACCGATCTCAACCATCCAGGCATCAATCCCGAAATGGCCCGCCGCAACAAGCGCGTTGCGGTGCTCGGCCTGGGGATTGCCATGGGCATGGTTGGCCTCGCCTATGCCTCGGTGCCGCTCTACAACATCTTCTGCCAGGTGACCGGTTTTGGCGGCACGCCCGGCAAGGCGAGCGATAATCCCAAGGGCGTCATCGACCGCGAGATGACGGTGCGCTTTGACTCCAACGTGGCCAATGATCTGGCCTGGAACGTCAAGGCAGCCTCGCTGGTCAAGGACAGGATCGGCTCTGTCGACAGGGTCAACTATGTCGCGACCAACAATTCGGACAAGCCGATCACCGGCATGGCCGTGTTCAACGTCTCGCCAGAAAAGGCCGGCGTCTATTTCAACAAGATCGAATGCTTCTGCTTTACCGAGCAGACGCTGCAGCCCGGGGAAACCGTGGACATGCCGATCGTCTTCTTTGTCGATCCTGAGCTTGCGGACAATCCCGAGCTCAACACCGTCAAAGAGATCACGCTCTCTTACACTTTCTACGCTTCAGACAATGAGGGAAGCTGA